Below is a window of Oreochromis aureus strain Israel breed Guangdong linkage group 4, ZZ_aureus, whole genome shotgun sequence DNA.
TGGTTTTGTATAATTATAAATTCTTGTTTGCCAGGTCAACAATGCTGTCTCGGCTCTGTGCAAATCTATCTATGAGAAAATGTTCTTGTGGATGGTTATCCGTATCAATGAGATGCTGGACACAAAGCAGCCCAGACAGTTCTTCATTGGAGTGCTGGATATCGCTGGATTTGAGATCTTCGATGTGGGCATTTGAGACATTTCAccacatttcttaaatgttaAACACTGTATTGTCATgaaattaaacatgtttttactatTGCAGTTCAACAGCTTGGAGCAACTCTGCATCAACTTCACCAATGAGAAACTGCAACAGTTTTTCAACCATCACATGTTTGTCCTGGAGCAAGAGGAGTACAAGAAAGAGGGCATTCAATGGGAGTTCATTGACTTTGGTATGGACTTGGCTGCCTGCATTGAGCTTATTGAGAAGGTAAACAGCTACTCTGGAAGAAATGTACATGTGGCTGCATATGTTACCTCTGTTGAAACTTTAATATGACATGTGACATTTTCTCAGCCAATGGGCATCTTCTCCATCCTTGAAGAGGAGTGCATGTTCCCCAAGGCCTCTGACACAACTTTCAAGAACAAGCTGCACGATCAGCATCTTGGCAAGACCAAGGCATTTGAGAAGCCAAAGCCTGGAAAGGGCAAGGCTGAGGCACACTTCTCTCTGGTTCACTATGCTGGTACAGTGGACTACAAtatctctggctggctggacaaGAACAAGGACCCACTGAATGACTCAGTTGTGCAGCTCTACCAGAAGTCTTCAAACAAACTGCTCTGCTTCCTTTACGCAACTCATGGTGGAGCTGAAGgtaagaaaaaaagtgcttacAAATTCTAGTGTCCAGTACAGATAGCTACAATGTGCATACTGCAGGCTAATATTATactgtgaaaaatattttttccaattCCAATTATAAAATTTACTGTTTATGAAAAcagaggctgctggtggtggtggcaaGAAGGGTGGTAAGAAGAAGGGTGGTTCCTTCCAGACTGTGTCTGCGCTTTTCAGAGTATgtatagatttatattttaagatATCAATTTAAAATCTTAGATTTAAATACTATTAACCTATTATCTAATGATGCTGATCTTCAGGAGAACCTGGCCAAGCTGATGACCAACTTAAGAAGCACTCATCCTCACTTTGTCCGTTGCTTGATTCCCAATGAGACAAAGACCCCAGGTAAAACACCCCAAAGTCGtattaactgcaaaaattaCAGTAATAATATAGAAAAAGATTTGAAATGTTATGGATTTCTGACTCTCAGGCCTTATGGAGAACTACCTGGTCATCCACCAGCTGAGGTGTAACGGTGTACTGGAGGGcatcagaatctgcagaaaggGTTTCCCCAGCAGAATCCTCTATGGTGACTTCAAGCAGAGGTGACAGCATAACAATATTGGAAAGGAAATGTTGTAAAGGGTAAACTTCAATATGATGGAAGAAAAATCTAAGTAACAACATGATTCTCTCTTGAAGATACAAAGTGTTGAATGCCAGTGTCATCCCTGAGGGACAGTTCATTGACAACAAGAAAGCTTCAGAGAAGCTGCTTGGCTCCATTGATGTGGATCACACGCAGTACATGTTTGGGCACACGAAGGTACACTTCATTATATTAATATACATTAACAAAACACTGTCCATTTGCACTTGTACTTATGCTTTTAATGATTAAATAGGTGTTCTTCAAAGCTGGTCTGCTGGGAACTCTTGAGGAGATGAGAGATGAGAAACTGGCTGAGCTGGTGACCATGACTCAGGCTCTCTGCAGAGGATACGTCATGAGGAAAGAGTTTGTGAAGATGATGGAGAGGAGGTAACATTATCATACTAAACTCtattgcattcttttttttatttccttcctCATATTAAGATCCTACGACACTAAAAGTAACACTCTCATGTTTGGTTTTTAGAGAATCTATCTACACCATCCAGTACAACATCCGTTCTTTCATGAATGTCAAGAACTGGCCATGGCTGAAAGTGTACTTCAAGATCAAGCCTCTTCTGAAGAGTGCTGAGACTGAGAAGGAGCTCCAGAACATGAAGGAGAACTATGAGAAGATGCAGACAGACCTGGCTACTGCTCTGGCCAAGAAGAAGGAACTGGAAGAGAAGATGGTCGGCCTGCTGCAGGAGAAGAATGACCTGCAACTTCAAGTGGCTGCAGTAAGTAGCAGAGAAAAGTATATATTACAACTCTAGTTCATGTATATTAAAGTTAGATATAAAAGGACCACATGTTTGTCTCATCCTCTCATTATTTATTTGCTAAAACAAAAGTGTAGTTAAAATTACGATCAAGAAAAAACTAGGACAATATGACTCACAAATAATCTAAGTTGTGTGTTCAACATGTATTATAGGAAGTCGACAATCTCTCTGATGCTGAAGAAAGGTGTGAGGGGCTCATTAAGAGCAAGATCCAGCTTGAGGCCAAACTCAAAGAGACAAGTGAGAGactggaggatgaagaggaaatCAATGCTGAGCTGACTGCTAAGAagaggaagctggaggatgaatgctctGAGCTAAAGAAGGACATTGATGACTTGGAGCTCACCTTGGCCAAAGTGGAGAAGGAGAAACATGCCACAGAAAACAAGGTTCAGTTCATATTGATTGTATTCTTAGTTCAATTAAAGCATGTAATATTGCTCTTTGACTAGACACCTTAAACGTTCAAATATTCAACATATTCTCGAACAAAATTAAACTTAATGTATTCACATTATTTCAGGTGAAAAACCTGACAGAGGAGATGGCATCTCAAGATGAGTCAATTGCCAAGTTAACTAAGGAGAAGAAAGCCTTACAAGAGGCCCATCAGCAAACACTGGATGATCTCCAGGCAGAGGAGGACAAAGTCAACACTCTGACCAAGTCCAAGACAAAACTGGAACAGCAAGTTGATGATGTAAGAAATCTATAATAATGAcgtgtttgctttttgttttttatggaaAGAATTTTAGTACTAAATCATTGTCTTTCCAACCACTTAAATCAACTGCCATGATTTTATAGCTTGAGGGTTCACTggagcaagagaagaagctccGCATGGACCTTGAGAGAGCCAAGAGGAAGCTGGAGGGAGATCTGAAACTGGCCCAGGAATCCATAATGGATCTGGAGAATGACAAGCAGCAGTCTGACGAGAAAATCAAGAAGTAGGGGGgttttttgtaaataattttcttttcacacactgcATTGCAATAATCATATGGACTATGATCGTAAAACCTTTCTTCTTCCACACCAAGGAAGGACTTTGAAATCAGCCAACTTCTCAGCAAAATTGAGGACGAGCAATCCCTTGGTGCTCAACTTCAGAAGAAGATCAAAGAACTTCAGGTAACACTAACGGCCAGTATTCATAAATAATATTGTTCATTATCATTCAAAAACCTAATTAAGTTTAGGTTCTAATCGATAAAGCCAAATAATTTTAAACTAGGCTCGTATTGAGGAGCTGGAAGAGGAGATTGAGGCTGAGAGGGCAGCTCGGGCTAAGGTAGAGAAGCAGAGAGCCGACCTCTCCAGGGAGCTTGAAGAGATCAGCGAGAGGCTCGAGGAAGCTGGTGGAGCAACAGCTGCTCAGATTGAGATGAACAAGAAGCGAGAGGCTGAGTTCCAGAAACTGCGTCGTGATCTTGAGGAATCAACTTTGCAGCATGAAGCTACTGCAGCAGCTCTCCGTAAGAAGCAGGCTGACACTGTTGCAGAGCTCGGAGAGCAGATCGACAACCTCCAGCGTGTCaaacagaagctggagaagGAGAAGAGCGAGTACAAGATGGAGATCGATGACCTCTCCAGCAACATGGAGGCTGTTGCTAAAGCAAAGGTGTGGACATTGTTTATAGagaaaagattttcttttttttggcatttCAGGACCGCCAAAGCGGCTCATTAACTGTTAACATGGATATGACATTACTTGTTGACAGGGCAACTTGGAGAAAATGTGCAGGACTCTTGAGGATCAACTAAGTGAACTCAAAGCCAAAAACGATGAGAATGTTCGTCAGTTGAATGACATTAATGCCCAGAAGGCGAGACTTCAGACAGAGAATGGTAAGTGATgtataacaaaaaaacagtctgtCTCTGGAAATTTGTCATTTAGAGGTACCTATAACTGCAACCAATCAGTGggtgaaataaaacaaactgggCTTAATACATGTGTGTCATTTACAGGTGAGTTCGGACGCCAGCTTGAGGAGAAAGAAGCTCTTGTTTCTCAGCTCACAAGGGGCAAGCAGGCCTTCACTCAGCAGATTGAGGAGCTGAAGAGACACGTTGAGGAGGAAGTGAAGGTTGTAACTATTTTCTATCTTCTTTTATATTTCAGCACTTACtaataaaaacagagacaagTTTTAGTCAGTTACAGAGACACTCAGTAACTCTGAGACAGATTATCCTCTAATTTCTTTCTAAGGTTTTAGCTCTTAAATTTGTTATCCTCTCAGCATTAGACTTTTAAAttgattcaacaataaaatgTCGAAATCTGAAATCAACTTTCACTTCAACAGGCCAAGAACGCCCTGGCTCATGCTGTTCAGTCAGCACGTCATGACTGTGATCTGCTCAGAGAGCAGtttgaggaggagcaggaggccaAGGCTGAGCTGCAGCGAGGAATGTCCAAGGCCAACAGTGAGGTGGCTCAGTGGCGATCCAAATATGAGACTGATGCTATCCAGCGCActgaggagctggaggaggccAAGTAAGTCATGATGCTTTCATTGTTTAAATTAGTTTATACAGTTGTTTCACTCTTGATCAAtacaaaattattttaacaACAGGAAAAAGCTTGCCCAGCGCCTGCAGGACGCTGAGGAATCCATTGAGGCTGTGAACTCCAAGTGTGCCTCACTGGAGAAGACCAAGCAGAGGCTGCAGGGTGAGGTGGAGGACCTCATGATTGATGTGGAGAGAGCTAATGCTCTGGCTGCTAACCTTGATAAGAAGCAGAGGAACTTTGATAAGGTAAAGTTTTAAACATAACCATTATCATCAGAAGAGACATACACCCATAATCACAACAAACTAATTAACCTATATTAACATAGGTCCTGGCAGAATGGAAGCAGAAGTATGAGGAGAGCCAGGCAGAGCTGGAAGGAGCACAAAAGGAGGCTCGTTCTCTCAGCACTGAGTTGTTCAAGATGAAGAACTCATATGAAGAGGCTCTGGATCAACTGGAGACCATGAAGAGAGAGAACAAGAACCTGCAGCGTATGCTAATTTTGTTATAGATCATATGGATATGATTCTAATGTTTATATTCATTTACAGCTTATGTTGTGGCAAAAACATTTGCATATATCAGCTCCAAGTACTGTAACTCTTGGCTGTGTTTGCTCTGTAGAGGAGATCTCAGATCTGACTGAGCAGATTGGTGAGACAGGAAAGAGCATCCATGAGCTGGAAAAGGCCAAGAAGACTGTTGAGACTGAGAAGTCTGAAATTCAGACAGCTCTGGAGGAAGCTGAGGTAATGTATTTTATAGAATCTTAATTTGTTTGTAATTAACTTTATAAAAGTATCCCTTCTCCAGTTTACGTTGAAATAACCCTTTAATTAAAGGGAACTTTGGAGCACGAGGAGGCCAAGATCCTTCGTGTTCAGCTTGAGCTAAACCAGGTGAAAGGTGAGATTGACAGAAAGCTGGCAGAGAAGGACGAAGAGACGGAGCAGATCAAGAGGAACAGCCAGAGGGTGATTGACTCCATGCAGAGCACTCTTGATGCTGAGGTCAGGAGCAGGAATGATGCCCTGAGAGTCAAGAAGAAGATGGAGGGAGACCTGAATGAGATGGAGATTCAGCTGAGCCATGCCAACAGACAGGCTGCTGAGGCCCAGAAACAACTGAGGAATGTCCAAGGACAGCTCAAGGTGAGTTGGTAgatcatttgtgtgtgtgtgtttttttattaaccTAAAAGCATACAGTGATaatatcttttgtttgtttgaaatcaGGATGCCCAACTGCACTTGGATGATGCTGTCAGAGGACAGGAAGACATGAAGGAGCAGGTCGCCATGGTGGAGCGCAGAAATGGTCTGATGGTGGCTGAGATTGAGGAGCTGAGAGCCGCTCTggagcagacagagagaggacgCAAAGTAGCTGAGCAGGAGTTGGTTGATGCTAGCGAGCGTGTTGGACTGCTTCACTCTCAGGTTGGTGTTCATTACTTTACAAGAACTTTGAGACATCAGAGAGTGAGAATCACATCATTAAAACTGTTCCTTTTTCATTCAGAACACCAGTCTTTTGAACACCAAGAAGAAGCTGGAGTCTGACCTTGTCCAGGTTCAGGGTGAGGTGGATGATGCAGTTCAAGAAGCAAGAAATGCTGAGGAGAAGGCCAAAAAGGCTATCACTGATGTAAGTTAGTACTTTACAagccttcttttcttttcaaaattctTGTTCATGCTTGATCAGTAATCCCAATACCACCCATATTTTCAGGCTGCCATGATGGCTgaggagctgaagaaggagCAGGACACCAGTGCTCACCTGGAGAGGATGAAGAAGAACCTGGAGGTCACAGTCAAGGACCTGCAGCACCGTCTGGATGAGGCTGAGAACCTCGCCATGAAGGGTGGCAAGAAGCAGCTCCAGAAACTGGAGTCCAGGGTATGTTGTACTTGAACtattattcaaatatttaaaaaaaaaaaaaaaacacttatatTTCATCACATGATCTCCACCCAATTTCTTCTCTGTACtcttaatatttattaaaagctgatTATTTATCATGGCATTAAAGGTCCGTGAACTGGAAGCTGAAGTTGAAGCTGAGCAGAGACGTGGAGCTGATGCTGTTAAAGGAGTCCGTAAATATGAGAGGAGAGTGAAGGAGCTCACCTACCAGGTGATTACAC
It encodes the following:
- the LOC120432770 gene encoding myosin heavy chain, fast skeletal muscle-like, translated to MSTDAEMAQYGAASIYLRKPEKERIEAQTAPFDAKTAFFVTDPDEMYVKGKLVKKEGGKATVETDGGKTVTVKEDEIHPRNPPKFDKMEDMAMMTHLNEPSVLFNLKERYASWMIYTYSGLFCVVVNPYKWLPVYDATCVAAYRGKKRIEAPPHIFSISDNAYQFMLTDRENQSVLITGESGAGKTVNTKRVIQYFATIAALGAKKAEPTPGKMQGSLEDQIVAANPLLEAYGNAKTVRNDNSSRFGKFIRIHFGTSGKLSSADIETYLLEKSRVTFQLSAERSYHIFYQLMTGHKPELLEALLITTNPYDYPMISQGEITVKSINDVEEFIATDTAIDILGFSGDEKLSIYKLTGAVMHHGNMKFKQKQREEQAEPDGTEVADKIAYLLGLNSADMLKALCYPRVKVGNEMVTKGQTVPQVNNAVSALCKSIYEKMFLWMVIRINEMLDTKQPRQFFIGVLDIAGFEIFDFNSLEQLCINFTNEKLQQFFNHHMFVLEQEEYKKEGIQWEFIDFGMDLAACIELIEKPMGIFSILEEECMFPKASDTTFKNKLHDQHLGKTKAFEKPKPGKGKAEAHFSLVHYAGTVDYNISGWLDKNKDPLNDSVVQLYQKSSNKLLCFLYATHGGAEEAAGGGGKKGGKKKGGSFQTVSALFRENLAKLMTNLRSTHPHFVRCLIPNETKTPGLMENYLVIHQLRCNGVLEGIRICRKGFPSRILYGDFKQRYKVLNASVIPEGQFIDNKKASEKLLGSIDVDHTQYMFGHTKVFFKAGLLGTLEEMRDEKLAELVTMTQALCRGYVMRKEFVKMMERRESIYTIQYNIRSFMNVKNWPWLKVYFKIKPLLKSAETEKELQNMKENYEKMQTDLATALAKKKELEEKMVGLLQEKNDLQLQVAAEVDNLSDAEERCEGLIKSKIQLEAKLKETSERLEDEEEINAELTAKKRKLEDECSELKKDIDDLELTLAKVEKEKHATENKVKNLTEEMASQDESIAKLTKEKKALQEAHQQTLDDLQAEEDKVNTLTKSKTKLEQQVDDLEGSLEQEKKLRMDLERAKRKLEGDLKLAQESIMDLENDKQQSDEKIKKKDFEISQLLSKIEDEQSLGAQLQKKIKELQARIEELEEEIEAERAARAKVEKQRADLSRELEEISERLEEAGGATAAQIEMNKKREAEFQKLRRDLEESTLQHEATAAALRKKQADTVAELGEQIDNLQRVKQKLEKEKSEYKMEIDDLSSNMEAVAKAKGNLEKMCRTLEDQLSELKAKNDENVRQLNDINAQKARLQTENGEFGRQLEEKEALVSQLTRGKQAFTQQIEELKRHVEEEVKAKNALAHAVQSARHDCDLLREQFEEEQEAKAELQRGMSKANSEVAQWRSKYETDAIQRTEELEEAKKKLAQRLQDAEESIEAVNSKCASLEKTKQRLQGEVEDLMIDVERANALAANLDKKQRNFDKVLAEWKQKYEESQAELEGAQKEARSLSTELFKMKNSYEEALDQLETMKRENKNLQQEISDLTEQIGETGKSIHELEKAKKTVETEKSEIQTALEEAEGTLEHEEAKILRVQLELNQVKGEIDRKLAEKDEETEQIKRNSQRVIDSMQSTLDAEVRSRNDALRVKKKMEGDLNEMEIQLSHANRQAAEAQKQLRNVQGQLKDAQLHLDDAVRGQEDMKEQVAMVERRNGLMVAEIEELRAALEQTERGRKVAEQELVDASERVGLLHSQNTSLLNTKKKLESDLVQVQGEVDDAVQEARNAEEKAKKAITDAAMMAEELKKEQDTSAHLERMKKNLEVTVKDLQHRLDEAENLAMKGGKKQLQKLESRVRELEAEVEAEQRRGADAVKGVRKYERRVKELTYQTEEDKKNLVRLQDLVDKLQLKVKAYKRQAEEAEEQANTHMSRLRKVQHEMEEAQERADIAESQVNKLRAKSRDVGKGESAE